In Palaemon carinicauda isolate YSFRI2023 chromosome 1, ASM3689809v2, whole genome shotgun sequence, the genomic stretch GTTCGCCGTCGGGGATTCGTTCGCGATCTTCTCCTGCAGATGTGCATCCTTCCAAGGACCACATCCCTTCTCTAGGTCTTTGATTGGCAACTCGCCAATCTCCTGCTTGCTGATCTCTTGCTGGCTGACCTCCAGTTTGTCAATCTCCTGCTCACCAATCTCCAGCTCGCCAATCACCGACACGCTGATCACCAGCTCGACAATCTCCAACACATTGATCTCTAGCTCGCCGATCTCCAACTTGCTGATTGCCGACTCTCCGATCGACGACTCGTTGATCACCAACTCGCCGAGTGCCAGCAACTGGTTCTTTCCGGCTTGTCAAGCCTCACCAGTTGATCAGCAACCTTCGGTTGCACACCGACCTCCCTGTCGATCGCCAACGACTCTTCGCTTAGAGGAATGCAAACATCACCACCCACGCACTTCTCACCATTCACCAGTTAATCTTTCTCCTGTGTGACCATCAAATGAACAGCAATTACCATCTCTTTGGCACTCAGGTGTGAGCGAGAACGCTACCACAACGCAAAAACTTCAAGACTTGGCTCCTTTTTGGCACCATCGTTTGTCAGATCCCCAAAGCTCTATTGGACAACATAGGTCACGAGGTAAGAAGCCTTCCAGATCATTTCTGAAGAAGGGCAAGTCTTCTCATCGTTCACCATTGCCTTActcctctccccgcaaacgcagCACATTGCGTTCACCGGGATAGGGGGAGAAAGGCAAGTTTCAGGAATTTAAGATTCCTAAGGTTCTTGTTTCTCGGAAGGAAATCACAAACCGCGGCCTCCTCGTCAGCAATTAAGACTCCCTTGCGGGCTCCCTCTTCATCGTTCCCTTCAGGGGAACTCTCTGACAGTGCTTCCATCAGTCAGCACCCGTGGTTCAGAGCCTTGGTCAGGGTAGTTACTCAAGCCGTTACAGCAGGTATTCCATCTGCATGGTCTGTGGAAAATCCCAGGATCCCCTAGAGAAGTCTTCCTCTTCATCTGATCCAAGGCAAAGATCCACAGTCCCTTTCTGTCTAGAAACCTCGGTTTCTTCGTCTCCCCTGAAGCGGAAGAGAGGACTCCCCGACGAGGTATCTTCTTCTAGGGTCAAGTTGACCCCGGTCAGATCGTCTAAAGGGAGGTCAAGTGACTGAGtccacttctcctcctcctcatgctCCACAATTGGCACCTTAGTCGGATTTTTCTAGCAGGAAAGAGTCTTTGCCTGACTCTTTCCAGCCTTCCCCTATCAAGGAGGTCCCACAAGTTAGTAGGGTGACCTCAAAATACATGGAGGTTTCCATCCTTTCCCCTACGGGTGGCCAGCAGAAGGTTGTTCCATGGAAACCTTCCACACTAGAGACCTTCTTCCCTCCAAGGAGGGAATCTAAGAACTCAAAAACTTTGCCAAAATCCTCTTCGAGGATTTCAAGACCCGTAGGGGGTggtcaaaccatcttcatctagtCACTTCGAAATCGACCATGACCCACCCGAGATCCTTTATGTGTGGAAGACAACGAACAAGCTTCCAGTCCTTCATCAGAAGTCGAACAgaaggagtcagaacatgccttttaGAAAGTTCTAGCCTGCATGAGGTCCCTCAGTGGGTTAGCTGACCCGGCGATGGCTCCTCATGAGGGCGTGTCTATGGCATTAAGAAGCTCCCTAaggccagcgcagctttgccctggtctcaaggtcTGAAGAGTGCCCGGCAGAAGGCGGCTGCCATGCTCTCAGATGCCTTTGGTTCACTTCGTTCAGGCTCGTCCTCGAAACTCCTCCTACCTCCTGATGTCCAGCAGAGGAGATATTACAAGGTCCTTGACGAGCACCTCccggctcttcctcttcaccattccttAGAGGAACTCACAAAGGGAATCTCTCTGGAGAGACTTTCCAGTCTTCAAGTCTCCTTCTCGGCTGCGGATATCCTTAATTAAGAGAAagttgcgaagtatgccatgcaggctacttcgtggtttGATCTTTGGTTAGGATCAGTGGGGAACGTGGTGCAGAAAAGGTTTTTTTTAAGGAAGGCCCAGGGAAGGCGATGAGACATTCCTTCTGTCCAGCACTCGGACTATCGAGTTCCTCACCCACCAAGTAGTGAACTTGTAAGCCAACACCATCTTGAGGCACACACTCGGTAGTCAAGAGGTTCCATCACTAGGTCCCACACTGTGAGATCGCGAGACTCTAGAATTCCTCTCTGGAGGGCTCCTCTTTGTTTGAGCCGAGAGATGTCGATTGAGCTgtggagaggtggaggaagtcccaccaagaccctctcctccatagggccttgacatcTCATCCCTACAGACCACCAGCTCTCTCGCAGATCAAACAACTAAACCATTTTCGGAAGGGATTGCAGCTAATGACAAcaaggtgtctaaaaagccctttccagCTAAAGACAAGAAAAACTGCAAGTCCTCCAGTGGAGGGAAACATCCTAGAGGAGGCAGTCggggctgcaaacgctaggataggtaaTCCCCCCGCTtttccaccagtgggaggatgcctgcattGCTGCTGGAAAAGGTGGATGCAGCTTGAGGCTGAACACTGGACAATCTTCGTTATTCGTTCAGGGTATCACGTcccattcattcaatctctcccaaCACTGATCAAGACTCCATTGTCGACaagctcctatgcgaagggatccacaGAGGGACTGGCCCTTCGGGACAAAGTCCTGACCATGTTGGAAAAGAGCACTTTCCAAGAGCTCCTCGATGACATCCCCAGGCGTCTTCAGTcaatctttcttgtgaaaaaggcatcaggaggctggagaccagtcatcggcatgtcagctctgaacaagtttgtcaagcaaactccattcagcatggagacggcagacacattCAGACAAGCGGTAaaacctcaggacttcatgtgcacactggacctaaaggacacatacttccagatcccaatacattcatcttcaaggaagtatctgagattcaatcTGGACAATAAGAAATACCATTTTAAGgagctgtgtttcggtctttccacagcactccAGGTCTTCACACAAGTGTTTGCccttgtgtcatcttgggctcacagaatcggcatctgtctcctacattatctggatgactagctgattctagcagactcagtggcaacacttcttcagcaccgagacaagcttctgggggttttccaagatctggggatcattgtAAACTGCaaaagtcatccctgcttccctctgaacgactggtatatctaggaatgattatagacaccaacgtgcactaagccttcccatcagacaacagggtagtgaagctgaggaaggttgcaagacattttctcagacgagaagagatcccagcccagaggtggctttgtctcctcgggcacctatcatctttggcccgtctagttcccaacagctaCTACAGGATACGATCCCTCCATTGGTGGCTAAAATCCACTGGAATCTGGCCTTTGATTctctggacattctgatccccatgggaccagaggaacggaCGGACCTTGAATGGTGGGCAACAGACAAGAATCTGCTAAAGGGCGTCAAccttctcgtccctcccccagaCCTGATGCTTTTcatggacgcatcaaaagaagggtaagGGGTCCACATGTTGCACCACATGACCTGGCCattcaacagttcctggcaggccactctgtggtgttgatgagcttatatcaacaagcaaggcgATACTTTTTTGCAacccctatcccatctggcagtagaaatactgagatgggtgCAAGTCCATTCGGtgaccctatcagctcgcttcattcctggtaaTAGGAATGTGCTCGTGGACAGCCTGAGCAGAGTgatagtgggctccgaatggtctttggatcatctaataGCCAACAAAGTACTGACTTTGTGAGGTTACCCAATGGGGAATCTGTTCGCAAcatccctgaatttcaggctcccgttgtact encodes the following:
- the LOC137614541 gene encoding uncharacterized protein, coding for MTTRCLKSPFQLKTRKTASPPVEGNILEEAVGAANARIGNPPAFPPVGGCLHCCWKRWMQLEAEHWTIFVIRSGYHVPFIQSLPTLIKTPLSTSSYAKGSTEGLALRDKVLTMLEKSTFQELLDDIPRRLQSIFLVKKASGGWRPVIGMSALNKFVKQTPFSMETADTFRQAVKPQDFMCTLDLKDTYFQIPIHSSSRKYLRFNLDNKKYHFKELCFGLSTALQVFTQVFALVSSWAHRIGICLLHYLDD